The following are from one region of the Parvivirga hydrogeniphila genome:
- a CDS encoding fucose isomerase: protein MGARFGYLPEASVLADDPATVERIMGPYGPLLEDAGGTCLGSIDEASELPVAFFVATGGTEGIVLGAVEQLRSRGVVDPVLLIAHPSNNSLPASLETLARLQRDGSAGRVVYLGGPADDAGRRTLAEAAEGVAVARVFAGARVGRVGEPSDWLVASMPDAQTVRSSWGPELVDVPIARLFDAVAATPDVAALAEADRLRAGARACVEPSEHDLLEAGRVVAALRGIVREYDLDALTVRCFDLVLRSRTTGCAALAALIDEGVIAGCEGDVPSTIAMLWAQHLVGATPWMANPARVDEQGQEIVLAHCTVPLSIVESYRLRSHFESGLGVGIQGAMPLGPVTLLRIGGAMLERAWIAEGEIVATGEAEDLCRTQVTVRVEDGDVGELLRAPLGNHLVVVRGRHAARFRAWHDMVRPGAGAA from the coding sequence ATGGGTGCGAGGTTCGGGTACCTGCCGGAGGCGTCGGTGCTCGCCGACGATCCGGCCACCGTCGAGCGCATCATGGGGCCGTACGGGCCGCTGCTCGAGGACGCGGGCGGCACGTGTCTCGGCTCGATCGACGAGGCGAGCGAGCTCCCGGTCGCGTTCTTCGTGGCCACGGGCGGCACCGAAGGCATCGTGCTTGGGGCCGTCGAGCAGCTCCGATCGCGCGGCGTCGTCGATCCCGTGCTGCTCATCGCGCACCCGTCGAACAACTCGCTTCCGGCGTCGCTCGAGACGCTCGCTCGGCTGCAGCGCGACGGGTCCGCCGGGCGCGTCGTCTACCTTGGCGGGCCTGCTGACGACGCCGGCCGACGCACGCTTGCGGAAGCCGCCGAGGGCGTGGCGGTGGCCCGCGTGTTCGCGGGGGCGCGCGTCGGGCGGGTGGGGGAGCCGTCCGACTGGCTCGTGGCGAGCATGCCGGACGCGCAGACCGTGCGGTCGTCGTGGGGCCCCGAGCTCGTGGACGTCCCGATCGCCCGGCTGTTCGACGCGGTGGCGGCGACGCCGGATGTCGCTGCGCTCGCCGAGGCCGACCGCCTGCGCGCGGGCGCACGCGCGTGCGTAGAGCCGAGCGAGCACGACCTGCTGGAAGCCGGCCGGGTCGTTGCGGCGCTGCGCGGTATCGTGCGCGAATATGACCTCGACGCGCTCACGGTGCGCTGCTTCGACCTCGTCTTGAGGTCGAGGACGACCGGCTGCGCTGCGCTTGCCGCGCTCATCGACGAGGGTGTCATCGCCGGGTGCGAAGGTGACGTGCCGAGCACCATCGCGATGCTGTGGGCGCAGCACCTCGTGGGCGCCACGCCGTGGATGGCGAATCCGGCCCGCGTCGACGAGCAGGGGCAGGAGATCGTCCTCGCACACTGCACGGTCCCGCTCTCGATCGTGGAGAGCTACCGGCTTCGCTCCCACTTCGAGTCCGGGCTGGGCGTCGGCATCCAAGGCGCGATGCCGCTCGGGCCGGTCACCCTCCTGCGCATCGGCGGTGCGATGCTCGAGCGCGCATGGATCGCGGAGGGCGAGATCGTGGCTACAGGGGAGGCGGAGGACCTTTGCCGCACGCAGGTCACGGTCCGCGTCGAGGACGGCGACGTCGGGGAGCTTCTACGCGCGCCGCTCGGCAACCACCTGGTGGTCGTGCGCGGCCGGCACGCGGCCCGTTTCCGTGCCTGGCACGACATGGTGCGGCCGGGGGCAGGAGCGGCGTGA